TTCCGGGGGAATTTAAAACACCAATTCCATTTTTTGCAGCTAATCCGCTCCTCGGTCTTACTTGAATTTCATATCCAATTGGAATTTCTACAGATAAATTTGTCGGGACTAAAATTACTTTTCCCGATTTAAGTATTATATCATTTTGAACTGCTGCTCTAATATCCATTCCGGAACTTCCTTCGGTAGAATAAGTAGGAAGCGGAATATCAGAAAATAAGTTTGAAATACGTTTTATATTTAAATCGATTTTTTTCATTTGGATTAGGATTTATTTTGGAAGATTAACTAAACGAATTTATAAAAAAATATGTAAATGAAAAACTTGCAGTTTAAAAAAGTAATTAAAACGAAATTATTTTTTTCTTCTGAAAATTAAATTCATTGTTGAAATAATATCTTTCTTTTTAACAATTTTAAAAACTATAAATGATAGAAAATAAATTCCCAACAAAATAATTTTTATTGAAAAAGTAATTCCACTTGTAAAAACAAAATAGTAAAAAATTCCGCTGATAAAAATTATTGTAAAAATTACTTTTATAATTAAAGAAAATTCATAATCAATTTTGTAAAACTTTTGGGAAACTATAAAAATTCCAACCGACATAAAAACATAACTTAATAGTGTTGAAATCGCGCCGCCGAAAATTCCAATTATGGGAACTAAAATAAAATTGCTAACAATATTTATTAACGCCCCAACTCCGGTAATTGCGGGAAGATATTTTGTTTTTTCTTCTAAATAAATTCCGGCGATAAAGTTTATATAAAGTCCGTGAAAAATATATGCGAGTAAAATTATTGGAACAATATAAATTCCCGATAAATATTCTTTGGCGATTAAACTTCTTCCGTGATAAAATTGAAAACTTGCGATGTCATCAATAAAAAGTGAAAGTACAATCCACATAAAACTTGTGAAAATTAAAAACAAACTTAGAACTTTAGAGAAAATTTTTTTTGCATTTTCTTCTTTTGCATTTGTTAAGAAAAACGGCTGCCAGGCATAATGAAACATTGAAACAAACAACATCATAAAAATTCCGAGTTTGTAATTTGCTCTATAAATTCCCAATGTTGATTCGTTCGTTAATTCACGAATTATTGGAACATCAATTACTTGAACAATCATTGATGCAACACTTGCTGGTAAATATGTTACTCCAAAAAACAACATTTTTTTAAGATAAAATTTGTCAATTGTGAAGTTAAGATTTCTAAAAATATCCGGAATGAGAACAACAAAAGCAAACGCAGAAGCTACCAAATTGCTTATAAATATTGCTTCAATTCCATATTTGTATTTTAGAATTAGAATAAAATTCAATGAAACATTTAAGAGAATATTTAGAATTTTTATTAATGCAAATTTTGAAGCTTTTCTTTCCAAACGAAGATTTGAAAACGGAATTAACGTTGCGGTATCAAGAAATAAGATTGCAATTACATAAATAAATATGTGCGAATAATTTGTTAAATCTGTTTCGTTAGCAATCCAATTGTGTGTAGCAAAAAGAAAAACTGAAAATATTAAAGTTGTAATTGTTACAAAAATATATCCGGTTGAATAAACTTTTTTCTTATCATTCTCATCTACTGTTGCAAATTTCATAAATGCAGCATCCATTCCGTAGATGTAAACAATATTTGCAAAAGCTAAAAATGCGTAAATGTATGATTGAATTCCGAATTCTGTTGGCGAGAAAACATTTGTGTAAAACGGCACTAAAATAAATCCGAGAAATCTCCCAACAATTGTGCTGATTCCGTAAAGAGCAGTGTCTTTTGTTAATTGTTTAATTTTATCAAGCATCGGAATTTTTCATTTTGAATTTATTCAAAATATTTTTTGAGTGTGTCAATATAAATTTGCGGAGGTTTTGTAGGTCTCTTCGTTTCTTCTCTAATGAACATATGTGTTGTAAATCCAGTAACTAAAATTTCTTCGGAGTTTTCTCTTTTTATTGAATATTCAATGTGAACTTTTGCGGAATATAATTCCGAAATTGTTGCGGTAATTTGAAGTACATCATCATAATGAGCTGGAATTTTATATTTCAAACTGGCTTCAATTAATGGTAACTGATAACCAACTTTTTCCAATTCACTGTATGCTAAACCGCAACTTCTTAAAAGTTCAGTTCTTCCGACTTCAAAATATTCTAAATATTTTCCGTTATAAACAAATTGCATTTTATCAGTATCGGCATATCTAACTCTAATTGAAGTTGTGTGCGAAAGCATAATTATTCGTTGTAAACTCCCATTTTGCCAAACTTTTCAATTCTGTTTGAAATTAATTTTTCCGGCTTGATTTTTTTAAGTTGATTAATTTCTTCCAACAAAATTTGTTTTAAAGTATCAGCAATTAATTTATGATCTCTATGAGCGCCGCCAAGTGGTTCGGGAATTATTCTATCAATAATATTTAATTCCAACAAATCGGGTGCAGTTAACTTTAAGGCTTCTGCGGCTTGTTCTTTATATTCCCAACTTCTCCATAAAATACTTGAGCAAGATTCCGGACTAATAACGGAATACCATGTATTTTCCAACATTAAAATTCTATCGCCAACGCCCATACCTAAAGCGCCGCCGCTTGCACCTTCCCCAATAATTACAACAATTACCGGAACTTTTAGTCGGCTCATTTCAAATAAATTTCTTGCGATTGCTTCCGCTTGCCCACGTTCTTCGGCTTCAATTCCGGGATATGCGCCTGGCGTATCCAATAATGTTACAATTGGTATATTAAATTTTTCGGCAAGTTTCATCAAACGCAATGCTTTTCTGTAACCTTCGGGATTCGGCATTCCGAAATTTCTTTCCAAATTTGATTTAGTATCTCTACCTTTTTGATGCCCGATTAACATAATTTTTTGATCACCGATCATTGCAAATCCGCCGACAATTGCTTTATCATCTTTGAAATGTCTATCGCCGTGAAGTTCAATAAAATTTTCAGTCATTAAAAAAATGTAATCTAATGTATAAGGTCGTTCTGAGTGGCGAGCAAGCTGAACTCTTTGCCAGCGTGTTAAATTTTCATATATGTTTTTTTTAAGAAGATTTACTTTACTTTCCAAATTCGAAATTTCATCGGTAATATCAAGATTATCTTCAAGTTTTTTCATTTCCTCAATTTTTTTCTCGAGTTCAAAAATCGGTTTTTCAAATTCCAATATATTTTTTGCCATTATTTCTCCAAGTTTTCAAAAATTTTAGAAATAGATTTCCCTATTATTTCTAAATCTAACCATATATTTTGATTTTTTGCATAAAATAAATTTATTCTATTTTTTTCTTCAATATCATTTTCATCAATATTTTCCGTGAACCAAAGTCCGGTAATTCCTTTTTTGCCTAAAAATAATTCTTGATAAAAATTATCACTTTGGGGTCCGACAAAACTTTTTCTTCCGATAAATATTTCCGGAATTTGCAAAAGTGAATTTATTAAAAAAGTTTTTCGCAAATTAATTTTTGAATAAATCCACACAAACGGAAAAACTAAAAACATTAAAATAAAAGAAAGTATTATATCAAAAATTCGCTTAATAAATTTGTGAATAAACATCGAAATATTGTACTCAACTTTTAATAACGGAACATTTTCAATATGAGTGATTGTTGATTTTCCAACCATAAAATCAAGCTCGCTTCCGGACATTAAAAAATTTACATTTTCACCTTGGCATTGTGCAACCGTTGAAAAAATTTTATCAAAACCAATACTTTCCGTTGAAAAAATTACATTGCTGATTTGATTTTCGCGAATTATCTTTTTTAAATTTTCAATTGAACCTATGACTTTTAAATTCTCAATTTTCTTATCAATGTCCTTTATATTTAATCCTATCAATCCAATTAACTTATACTGAATTGTTAGGTTTAATTTTATTTTATTCAAAAAATTAATTGCCGTTTCGTCAATTCCAACAAGCACAGTTCGTAATGGTAAATCATTATTTGAGGATTTATTCAGCCAAATTAATTTGTATAAAATTCTCCACAAAGAAAAAATAATTGTGGCAAAAATGTATGTTAATAAAACTACAACTCTACTGAAAGCAAATTGTTTGAAGAAAAATGTTAACGAAGCAATTGTTAATAATCCAATAAATAATGCAATAAAAGTTTTTAAAACAGAAAGTGAATTTCGTTTGTAAACTCCGCTAAAACTAGAAATTAGTATTTGAATAATTGCAGGAATTATATAAACCCAAGGTTTGTAAACATTCGGAAATCCGGGCCATTTTTCATTTGCATGAATTTGTTCGGAAAAATAAGTTAGAATAATATACAATAGAAAATCTGCAATTACCGAAACAAGAATTAATTTATTCTTATTTGCGAACGCAAAAGTTTTTCTTAAAATAATTGCAAACTGAAGAATAATTTCAACAATAAATGAAGATGAAAAATGTTTGCGAACAAAAAGATGCATTGCATTATAGAAAATTTTTGTTTCATCAATTTTGCTTCGTTTTGTGCTTTCACCTTTGTAATGAATTATTTCCGTATTATGAACATAAAAAACTTTTAATCCCGCTTTTTGAATTCTATAACACAAATCCAAATCTTCGCCGTACATAAAAAAATCTGTATCAAATCCGCCGACTTTATTATATGCTTCACGCGTAAGCATCATAAACGAACCGGAAATTGCATCAACTTCATAAGATTTATTTTCATCCAAATATGTAAGATTATATTTTGCAAATAATTTGCTTTGCGGAAAAAGTTTGCTTAATCCCATAACTTTTGTAAATGAAACCCAAGGTTTAGGGAAACTTCTTCTGCAAGGTAATTGCAAAGTTCCATCGGGATTTAAAACTTTACATCCGGCTATTCCAACTTTTGGATTTTGTTCAAGAAATTTTATCATTTCTTCAAAAGTATTTTCTCTTACTAAAGTATCCGGATTTATTAATAAAACAAATTTCCCTTTAGAAATTTCTAACGCTTGGTTATTTGCGGCTCCAAATCCAATATTTGTTAAATTTTGAATTGTTATTACATTAGGGAATTTTTCATTTATTGCGGGAATGCTTCCGTCATCAGAATTATTATCAACAACAATTATTTCCATAATTATATTTTTTGAAGCTTGCTTAATAGAATCAAGCAGATTAAGCAAATATTCTTTTACATTATAGTTAACAATTATTATTGATAAATCAATCATGTATTATTTTAAAATTCCAAGCATGTGTCTAAATCGTAATTTCCAAACTCTGAAGATTGCTTCCTTTACAATTTTTTTTGACATTTTAGAAGTTCCGGCAACTCTATCCATAAAAATTATTGAGGCTTCTTTTAATTTAAATCCTTTTATCCAAGCTTTATAATTCATTTCAATTTGAAATGCATAACCGTTTGATTTTATTTCATCAAGATTTATTGATTCTAAAACTTTTCTTTTGAAACATTTGAAACCGCCGGTACTGTCTTTAAGAGGTAATCCGGTTATAACTTTTGTATAATAATTTGCAAAATAACTTAGTAATAATCTTTTCATTGGCCAGTTAATTACGTTTACGCCTTGAATATATCTGCTTCCGATTATCAAATCATATTCATCAATATATTTTTTGAAATTTGCAATTTCCTTTGGATCGTGCGAATAATCAGCATCCATTTGAAAGGCAAGATCGTAACCATTTTTCAGCATATATTTGTAACCTTCTACGTAAGCTGTTCCTAATCCTAATTTTCCACTTCGAGAAATTAATTTTACTTTTGAATTTTGCTTGCTTAATTCTTCAACATATTTTCCGGTTCCATCTGGAGAATTATCATCAATAATTAAAATATCCAAATCCGGATAAAGATTTATTAACTCCGAAATGAGTTTTTTAATATTGTTCAATTCATCATAAGTTGGAATTATTACTATTGATTTCACTCGAAATGTCCCTTGCCAAATAGTACTACAAATATTGTTCTAAATAAAATTTTAAAATCCATTCTAAGCGACATATTCTCAATATAAAATAAATCAAATCTTAATTTTGTATTTACGTCTTCAATACTTTCATCATATTTATGTTTAACTTGTGCCCAACCGGTTACTCCGGGTCTTACTTTTAATCTTCTTTTATATAAAGGAATTTCTTTTGATAATTTTTCAACAAAATAAGGTCTTTCCGGTCTTGGTCCAACCAAACTCATTTCACCTTTTAACACATTAAACATTTGTGGAATTTCATCAATCCTTACTTTTCTTATAAATTTGCCAACGGTTGTAATTCTTGGATCATCCTTTGATGACCATACCGGACCCGATTTTTTCTCGGCATCGTTAACCATTGAACGAAATTTATAAACCTTAAACACTTTTCCGTTCATTCCGGTTCTCTCTTGCTTAAAAATAATTGGACCTTTGCTATCAAGTTTTATCCAAATTGTAATAATAACTATTATTGGAAGTGACACAATTAATACTAAAAGTGAAAATATAATATCTAAAAATCTTTTTACTTTTTTTTCCCACTCGGGCATTAATTGCGGCATAATATCAATTAGAGGAAATCCGTAAATCTGCATTGTTTTAGCTTGCCCGCTAATTATTTCATACAAATCCGGTACTATTTTAAGATTTACTTTTTCGTCTTCACATTTAGAAATTACTTCAATTAAAACGTCGTCTTCATGCTTATCCAAAGAAAGAATTATTTCTTGAGCATTAACTTTTTTTATAACATTTTCAATATTGTGAACACTATCTAAGACTTCAATTCCATCAAATTTTTTACCAATATTTTTTTCATGAACTGCAACATATCCTGCAACATCTAAACCTAATCCTTTATATTTTTGAATTTTTCTATGAATATCTTTTGCTTTAGAATTAAATCCAACTATAATTGCATTTCTTCTTCCAATGCCATTAATTAAAAGTCGACGTTGTAAACTTCTAACAAATAATCTTCCAAATCCTACAAAAAGAAGAAACATTCCCCAATAAAAAAATATTAAAAATCTATTTCCGGTTTGTTCATTATGAAGTAAATCATCTGAAAGTATAAGCGTAAATAAAATAAAAATTCCAGCAAACGAAGCTTTAAATAGTGAAGTTAATTCATCAAACCTTGAGCTTGCAAACCAAGTTCTGTACATTCCCACAAAAGTAAAAATGAGCAGCCAGTAGAAATAGATTATTATCATGCTTAAGAAAAATTCCGGTGATGTAAAAATGCTGAATAATCCGGATTGAACTCTTACAAAATAGTAAACTAACCAAGTAAAGTTTATGGTTAGAAAATCAATTCCAACAACAAATATTTTTTCTAATTTTTTGTTCACGTTAAAAATTAAGTATTTAAAATAGTTTAATGTTTTTAAAAAATATTTTTATAAAAACTTTTAAATATAGTATTTGTAATTGATATTTTTTTACTTAAAATGTGGAGATATGAAAGAAAAAGCCGCCCAATTTAAGCGGCTTTTTATAAAATGATTATAATTTTTTGATAATTTTTGCGGGAACACCGGCAACAACTACATTTGCCGGAACATCTTTTGTAACAACTGCACCTGCACCAATAATTGAATTTTCACCAATTGTAACTCCACCCATAATTGTTGAAGAAGAACCAATTGAAACTTTATCTTTTACAAATGTTTCAATCAATTTCCAGTCAGCTTCAGTTTGCATACTTCCATCCGGATTTACCGCGCGAGGATATTTATCATTTATAAAAGTTACATTGTGACCAACAAAAACTCCATCTCCTATATGAACTCCTTCACAAATAAATGTATGAGATGAGATTTTACAATTTTTTCCAATAGTTGCACCTTTTTGAATTTCAACAAAAGTTCCAACTTTTGTTCCGTCATCAATTGAACATCCGTATAAATTTACGAAATCAAAAATTTTAACATCTTTACCCAATTTAACATTATTAATATTTTTCTTTTCCATAAAAATTCCAAATTATTTTACTAATTCTAACTGATCGATTTCAATTAGTTTGCCTTTATTTTTAATTGATTTTTCACTTGCTTCTAAAATCTTTACAACATTTAATCCGTCTACACCGCTTGTTAAAGGAACTCGATTTTCCTTTATCGCACTAATAAATTCAGCCGCACCCAATGTTAAAGCTTCCGTAGCTTTAACTTTTGGAGAATACATATCTCCCATTCTATATTGAACTAATGCTTCATGAATTTTTTCTTTAGAAGACATTTGAACTCCGGCATCATAAACTTTAATTTTTTCGAAGTTTTCCATATCGTCAAAAACTAACATTTTCTTATCTCCGCCAACAAGCATTTTTCTAATCTTAACCGGAGAAGTCCAATTTACGTGAAAATGTGCAAAACAATTATCTTCAAAATAAACTGAAAGATGAGCAACATTTTCGTGATCGTAATAATTTGCAATTCCGTGAGCTGAAACCGCAACTACTTTATTGTTGGGTAAAAGATAATTCATAATTGATAAATCATGCGGAGCTAAATCCCATATAACATTAACATCATGTTGGAATAAACCTAAGTTAATTCTTACAGAATCAAAATAACGTATTGCCCCCATTTCTCCGGAATCAACAAGTTGTCGCATTTTTTGTACAGCACCAGTATAAATAAAGGTGTGATCGACAAATATTTTTAAATTATTTTTTTCAGCTAATTCAATTAATTTAACAGCTTCATCCGAAGTTGCAGTAAAAGGTTTTTCAACCCAAATATGTTTACCAGAATCAAGAGCCATTTTTGCAAATTTGAAATGTGTATCAACCGGTGTGGCAATTGCAATTATGTTGATGTCTTTTCTTAGTAATTCGTTATAATCTTTTAGTACTTCAGCAGATGGAAATCTTGATTTAATAAAATTTAGTCTGTCATCACTTAAATCACAACCATAGACTTGTGAAATTTCCGGATGAGACATAAAATTTCTAACAAGATTTGGACCCCAATACCCTAAACCGATTATTCCTACTTTCATTATAACCTCATTTTAAAAATTTATTTAAAGAACTCATGAATTTTTTCAGATACATAATTTATTTGTTCATCAGTTAATTCCGGGAACATTGGCAAAGATAATCCTTGTTCAGCCAATTGTTCAGTAACTGGAAAATCTCCGTATTTGTATCCTAAATTTTCGAAACATTTTTGTTGATGTAAAGGAAGCGGATAGTGCAATCCGGTTGCGATATCATTTTCTCCAAGGAATTTTTGTAGTTTATTTCTTTGATCTGATCTACCTTCACCATTTTTACCAGCAACTTGAATTACATAAAGATGATAAACATGTTTTCCATATTCCATTTCTGTAGGAAGTTTAATTCCATCAACATCAGAAAGAAGATTTCTATATTTTTCAGCAACTTTTCTACGTCCACTAGTCCATTTATCAAGATGATTTAATTTTACACCAAGTACAGCACCTTGAATTCCTTCCATTCTATAATTGTGTCCAAGAATTTCATGATTGTATTTTTCTTTACCGCCATGATCTCTTAACATTTTTGATATAGTAGCAAGCTCATCATTATTGGTTGTAATTGCGCCACCTTCTCCGTAAGCACCAAGATTTTTCCCGGGATAAAAACTATAAGAAGCAATATCTGAAAGTGCACCAATTCTTTTTCCCTTATACTCTGCAAAATGAGATTGGGCTGCATCTTCTAATAAATACACATTATGTTTTTTTGCAATTTCCTTTAATGGATCCATATCAGCAGCTTGTCCATATAAATGAACAGCAACAATTGCTTTAGTTTTTGAAGTAATTGCAGCTTCAACTTTTGTTGGATCAAGATTATAACTTTCGGGATGACAATCAACAAAAACCGGAGTAGCACCGCATAATGTTGCGCCCCAAGCTGTAGCAATAAATGTATTAGCTGGAATAATAACTTCGTCACCAGAACCAATACCAAGTGCCCATAATGCCACATGATTTCCATCTGTACCGGAACTTAATGCAACGCAATGTTTTGCTCCATGTTCAGAAGCGAAGCGAGTTTCAAAATCAACAACTGGTTTCCCTAAAACGTAAGCTGTATTTTCAAGCACAGTATGAATTGCTGGTAAAACTTCATCTTTAATAGAATTGTATTGTGCCTTTAAATCAAGAAAAGGAACTTTCATAAAATTTGCCTCCTAAGCGTGAGATAAAATATTTTTATGTATTTAATAAGTAGAACTTAATTTACCAAACCAAGAAAAAAGTCAACAAAAATGGACAAAAAAAACAAATTGTGATTTAAAACAAGACATTTGTTGTCAAAAAGAAAAATAAAAGATAAATGTCAGTAAAAAAACACTTTTGTTATTTAAGTTATTGTCGAATAAAAATGTGAGATTTTGAGACAGATTTTAGAAAAATATTTTTAATTCAATTTGAATAAATGAGATTCACCACTAACTCTAATAAAATTTGTAAATATTTACGTTGATTATTTATTCTCTAATAAGTTTTTATAAAGTTCAAATGTAGTTTTGACCATTTTTTTTGCAGAAAATTCTTTGAAAGCTCTTTGTTTACCTAAATTTCCCAAGTTTTGTCTTAAACCAAGATTATTTGTAAGTTTTAAAATTGCATCTACTAAAGCTTTTGAATTTCGAGGAGAAACAACTAAACCGGTAATTTCATTTTGATTAATGAATGTTGTTCCAGTTCCAATTTCTGTACAAATAACTGGTTTGCCACAAGCCATGGCTTCAATTTGTACAATTCCATAAGTTTCACTTTTTTCAACTGATGGAAGAATAAAAATATCACATGATTTATAATAACCGTGCAATGTAACTTCATCAACTTCTGGAATTATTTTTATACGTGAAGATAAATTTAAATCTATTATCTTTCTTTCTAATTTATCCTTTAACGGCCCAGATCCAATGATTATTAAGGTAATATCTTGTACTAAATTTATTGCATCAATTAAATATTCTATACCTTTATAATAAACTAGTCTACCAACAAATAAAGCCATCAAACCTTTTGTAGATTTTTTAATTTCTTCTGATAATTTATTTGAAATTTTACATTCTTCTACCCAATTTAAATTTACCCCGATTGGAATAATTTCAATCTTATTCTTAAAACTTGGAAGAAAATCAGAGTTTTGAATTAAGTTTGGATTGCTCACAATAATTTTATC
The nucleotide sequence above comes from Ignavibacteriota bacterium. Encoded proteins:
- the dut gene encoding dUTP diphosphatase, whose translation is MKKIDLNIKRISNLFSDIPLPTYSTEGSSGMDIRAAVQNDIILKSGKVILVPTNLSVEIPIGYEIQVRPRSGLAAKNGIGVLNSPGTIDSDYRGEVKIILFNFGEEDFIIKRGDRIAQLVLAEVILANINEVEDLNSSQRGEGGFGHTGKS
- a CDS encoding oligosaccharide flippase family protein, which translates into the protein MLDKIKQLTKDTALYGISTIVGRFLGFILVPFYTNVFSPTEFGIQSYIYAFLAFANIVYIYGMDAAFMKFATVDENDKKKVYSTGYIFVTITTLIFSVFLFATHNWIANETDLTNYSHIFIYVIAILFLDTATLIPFSNLRLERKASKFALIKILNILLNVSLNFILILKYKYGIEAIFISNLVASAFAFVVLIPDIFRNLNFTIDKFYLKKMLFFGVTYLPASVASMIVQVIDVPIIRELTNESTLGIYRANYKLGIFMMLFVSMFHYAWQPFFLTNAKEENAKKIFSKVLSLFLIFTSFMWIVLSLFIDDIASFQFYHGRSLIAKEYLSGIYIVPIILLAYIFHGLYINFIAGIYLEEKTKYLPAITGVGALINIVSNFILVPIIGIFGGAISTLLSYVFMSVGIFIVSQKFYKIDYEFSLIIKVIFTIIFISGIFYYFVFTSGITFSIKIILLGIYFLSFIVFKIVKKKDIISTMNLIFRRKK
- a CDS encoding acyl-CoA thioesterase; its protein translation is MLSHTTSIRVRYADTDKMQFVYNGKYLEYFEVGRTELLRSCGLAYSELEKVGYQLPLIEASLKYKIPAHYDDVLQITATISELYSAKVHIEYSIKRENSEEILVTGFTTHMFIREETKRPTKPPQIYIDTLKKYFE
- a CDS encoding acetyl-CoA carboxylase carboxyltransferase subunit alpha, which codes for MAKNILEFEKPIFELEKKIEEMKKLEDNLDITDEISNLESKVNLLKKNIYENLTRWQRVQLARHSERPYTLDYIFLMTENFIELHGDRHFKDDKAIVGGFAMIGDQKIMLIGHQKGRDTKSNLERNFGMPNPEGYRKALRLMKLAEKFNIPIVTLLDTPGAYPGIEAEERGQAEAIARNLFEMSRLKVPVIVVIIGEGASGGALGMGVGDRILMLENTWYSVISPESCSSILWRSWEYKEQAAEALKLTAPDLLELNIIDRIIPEPLGGAHRDHKLIADTLKQILLEEINQLKKIKPEKLISNRIEKFGKMGVYNE
- a CDS encoding glycosyltransferase, with the translated sequence MIDLSIIIVNYNVKEYLLNLLDSIKQASKNIIMEIIVVDNNSDDGSIPAINEKFPNVITIQNLTNIGFGAANNQALEISKGKFVLLINPDTLVRENTFEEMIKFLEQNPKVGIAGCKVLNPDGTLQLPCRRSFPKPWVSFTKVMGLSKLFPQSKLFAKYNLTYLDENKSYEVDAISGSFMMLTREAYNKVGGFDTDFFMYGEDLDLCYRIQKAGLKVFYVHNTEIIHYKGESTKRSKIDETKIFYNAMHLFVRKHFSSSFIVEIILQFAIILRKTFAFANKNKLILVSVIADFLLYIILTYFSEQIHANEKWPGFPNVYKPWVYIIPAIIQILISSFSGVYKRNSLSVLKTFIALFIGLLTIASLTFFFKQFAFSRVVVLLTYIFATIIFSLWRILYKLIWLNKSSNNDLPLRTVLVGIDETAINFLNKIKLNLTIQYKLIGLIGLNIKDIDKKIENLKVIGSIENLKKIIRENQISNVIFSTESIGFDKIFSTVAQCQGENVNFLMSGSELDFMVGKSTITHIENVPLLKVEYNISMFIHKFIKRIFDIILSFILMFLVFPFVWIYSKINLRKTFLINSLLQIPEIFIGRKSFVGPQSDNFYQELFLGKKGITGLWFTENIDENDIEEKNRINLFYAKNQNIWLDLEIIGKSISKIFENLEK
- a CDS encoding polyprenol monophosphomannose synthase, giving the protein MKSIVIIPTYDELNNIKKLISELINLYPDLDILIIDDNSPDGTGKYVEELSKQNSKVKLISRSGKLGLGTAYVEGYKYMLKNGYDLAFQMDADYSHDPKEIANFKKYIDEYDLIIGSRYIQGVNVINWPMKRLLLSYFANYYTKVITGLPLKDSTGGFKCFKRKVLESINLDEIKSNGYAFQIEMNYKAWIKGFKLKEASIIFMDRVAGTSKMSKKIVKEAIFRVWKLRFRHMLGILK
- a CDS encoding sugar transferase, with amino-acid sequence MNKKLEKIFVVGIDFLTINFTWLVYYFVRVQSGLFSIFTSPEFFLSMIIIYFYWLLIFTFVGMYRTWFASSRFDELTSLFKASFAGIFILFTLILSDDLLHNEQTGNRFLIFFYWGMFLLFVGFGRLFVRSLQRRLLINGIGRRNAIIVGFNSKAKDIHRKIQKYKGLGLDVAGYVAVHEKNIGKKFDGIEVLDSVHNIENVIKKVNAQEIILSLDKHEDDVLIEVISKCEDEKVNLKIVPDLYEIISGQAKTMQIYGFPLIDIMPQLMPEWEKKVKRFLDIIFSLLVLIVSLPIIVIITIWIKLDSKGPIIFKQERTGMNGKVFKVYKFRSMVNDAEKKSGPVWSSKDDPRITTVGKFIRKVRIDEIPQMFNVLKGEMSLVGPRPERPYFVEKLSKEIPLYKRRLKVRPGVTGWAQVKHKYDESIEDVNTKLRFDLFYIENMSLRMDFKILFRTIFVVLFGKGHFE
- a CDS encoding N-acetyltransferase; protein product: MEKKNINNVKLGKDVKIFDFVNLYGCSIDDGTKVGTFVEIQKGATIGKNCKISSHTFICEGVHIGDGVFVGHNVTFINDKYPRAVNPDGSMQTEADWKLIETFVKDKVSIGSSSTIMGGVTIGENSIIGAGAVVTKDVPANVVVAGVPAKIIKKL
- a CDS encoding Gfo/Idh/MocA family oxidoreductase, which codes for MKVGIIGLGYWGPNLVRNFMSHPEISQVYGCDLSDDRLNFIKSRFPSAEVLKDYNELLRKDINIIAIATPVDTHFKFAKMALDSGKHIWVEKPFTATSDEAVKLIELAEKNNLKIFVDHTFIYTGAVQKMRQLVDSGEMGAIRYFDSVRINLGLFQHDVNVIWDLAPHDLSIMNYLLPNNKVVAVSAHGIANYYDHENVAHLSVYFEDNCFAHFHVNWTSPVKIRKMLVGGDKKMLVFDDMENFEKIKVYDAGVQMSSKEKIHEALVQYRMGDMYSPKVKATEALTLGAAEFISAIKENRVPLTSGVDGLNVVKILEASEKSIKNKGKLIEIDQLELVK
- a CDS encoding DegT/DnrJ/EryC1/StrS family aminotransferase, encoding MKVPFLDLKAQYNSIKDEVLPAIHTVLENTAYVLGKPVVDFETRFASEHGAKHCVALSSGTDGNHVALWALGIGSGDEVIIPANTFIATAWGATLCGATPVFVDCHPESYNLDPTKVEAAITSKTKAIVAVHLYGQAADMDPLKEIAKKHNVYLLEDAAQSHFAEYKGKRIGALSDIASYSFYPGKNLGAYGEGGAITTNNDELATISKMLRDHGGKEKYNHEILGHNYRMEGIQGAVLGVKLNHLDKWTSGRRKVAEKYRNLLSDVDGIKLPTEMEYGKHVYHLYVIQVAGKNGEGRSDQRNKLQKFLGENDIATGLHYPLPLHQQKCFENLGYKYGDFPVTEQLAEQGLSLPMFPELTDEQINYVSEKIHEFFK
- a CDS encoding glycosyltransferase, producing MKIVQTNKAYYPKVGGIETTITTLSEGLVNYFNADVKVLTCSGKKNFQTEEKKINGVNIKYLSTFEFLASLPISPNYFKEIRNYSGDILHIHEPFPLADIALLTNSKIKNNFSKIVVSWHSDIVRQKWVLSFYKNYLFKFLENVDKIIVSNPNLIQNSDFLPSFKNKIEIIPIGVNLNWVEECKISNKLSEEIKKSTKGLMALFVGRLVYYKGIEYLIDAINLVQDITLIIIGSGPLKDKLERKIIDLNLSSRIKIIPEVDEVTLHGYYKSCDIFILPSVEKSETYGIVQIEAMACGKPVICTEIGTGTTFINQNEITGLVVSPRNSKALVDAILKLTNNLGLRQNLGNLGKQRAFKEFSAKKMVKTTFELYKNLLENK